The genomic window GCAAGCTTGCGGGCCAAGCCTTCCAGGGCCTCTCTTCGCCGTTCGCGATAGCGCTCCGAGTCAACCACCAAACGCTTCCCTTCCCGCTGATCCAGCCGCACCGCTTTGTGCACCAAATGCTGGAGCGCTTCGAGCGTGGAGCCGTGCTTTCCAATCAGGAGCCCCGTTCCGTTCCCCTGAATGTCAAGGCGGATTTCGTCTTCCAGATCTTCCATTTCGACCTTCACTTCCGGGTCGAAAAATTCCAGGAGCTTGGAAAGAAATTCGCGGGCCTTCTTTCCGATCTCCGTCGGATCCGCTCCTTCAATCGGTTCTTCCACTCGGCGAGCGCGGATCTTTAACGCATTTCCGTCTTCCACCACTTCGTATTTGAGGTGCGAACGTGTCGTATTCAAGGCGGCGCAAGCCCGCTCGACGGCGTCCTCTTTGCTTTCGCCTTCTATTTCAATCCATTCTTCCATGAAAAACTCCAGACGATATTGGTTCGTTCATGTTTTCGCCGGTGCGGGAGCCACCGTCCAGCCTCCCTGCACCCAATATTGTTGGGCCACCCCCCACAATGTACTGACCAAGATGTAAAGAGTCAGGCCCGCGGGGAGAAATAGCATAAGTGCCGAGAAGATCACAGGCATGATTTTCATCATCGTCTGCTGCGCCGGATCCACGCCCGGCGTGGGTGTCAGACGCTGTTGCATGACCATGAGCACACCCAGGATGACCGGCGTGACGTAGTACGGATCGTGGGCGGAAAGATCGTGAATCCACAGAAAGAAGGGAGCGTGCCGCAGCTCGATCGAGTTATAGAGCACGCGATATAGCGCGAAAAAAATCGGCATCTGCGGAAGGAGAAGGAGACAGCCTCCCATCGGATTGACCTTGTACTTGCGCATGTAGTTCATCGTCTCGCGCGCCTGGGCTTCTTTGTTGTCCTTGTATTTCTCCCGAATGGCGTCCAGCTCCGGCTTGTGCTGCTGCATCTTCTTCATCGACTTCGCCTGCATGTGCGCCAACGGGAACATGAGGAGCCTCACGACGATCGTGAGCAAAATGATCGCGACGCCGTAGTTGGGGAGAAGGGAATGAAGCCAGCGCAAAAAGAAAAGAATCGGGCGGGCGATCGGTCCAAGCCAATCTCCCAAATCGATCGCCCGGTCGAGCGACGCCGCGGAAGAAGCTTCCAAGACGCCGATGTCTTTCGGGCCGGTGAAAAATTGGACGCGATACGAAGCCGACCCCGAAGGCGCGATTTCTCGCGGAGGGTAGATCAGGGCCATGTCGATCCGAAGAGCATCGGCATCGGAATTGAGGCGCACTTCGCTCCAGCGCCCTTCCACCGGAATCAAGGCCATCAAGAAATAACGCGAATCGAACCCGGCCCAATCGATGTTTCCCTCGGGAAGCGGCTTCCAGGCGGACAGGTCGGCGCTGGGCTGAGAGGGAATCGCCTTTTTTTCGACGCGAACCGATGTCTCGTTGATAAACGCCGCAACCCGGACATTGTCCGGCGGCTGGCTCAGCATCGATCCCTTCGCTTCTTCCGCCCTCGACGAAAGTCGTGTGATCGCCTTGGCCTTCACCGCCTGGGATCGTCGGTTGAGGATCTCGACGCTCGCTTCAATCGAATAGTTTTTCGGATTCCAAGAAAATTTCTTTCGAAGGAAAAGATCCGGACCCACAGACGTTTCGTACGTTACCTCGGCGTCTCCCCTCGACACTTCGGTGTAGGACGCGTTTTCGTCGCTCCAACGTTGGCCCTCAATCTCCAACTCCCAACGAAGGGGGGGCGGGGCCTCCCCGCGAAACGGTACCACGGCGACCGGCGCAGCGTCCTTCGCGGCGGTCGTGCGGTACTTCTTCAGCAAGATTTCAGCCGGCGTGCCGGGCCGGTTCGTCCACCGAAGATGCATGAGCGGTGTCTCCGCGGACCACTCTTTCAGCGGTATTACCGACGAGGCCGGGCCGTCCCTCCGTTTCGGCGCCTCCGCCGCCTCTTTGGCCGACGGAGTTCCCGCGATCGTGGCGCCGGGTGCGGGCGTTGCAGCGGGCGTGGGCGTTCGTACGGGTTTTGGGATGAAATACTCGAACCAGACGTAGAGAAACGCCATCATCAGGCCGAGGGCAAGGAGAGTTCGCTTTTCGTTGTCCATGAAAATTCTAGGAGCGCGGGACCGGATCAAAGCCTCCGTCGTTCCAAGGATGACATCGCACCAGGCGCCCGAGGGAAAGAATCAAACCGCGCAGGAAGCCGTGTTGCCGGATGGCCTCCTCCGCATATCGGGAGCAAGAGGGGTGAAATCGACAACGCGGCCCGAGTATCGGGCTCAAAAAAATGCGATAACCCTTGAAAAACAATTTCATGACACCTTCACTTTAGAAAAAAGCGTACGCAATTCAATTCCAATGTCTCGTCCGGGCGGGCCTTGGATCGTCGATCGCACAATGACCACGTAATCACCGCCCTCGGCCATCCGTTCGCGTTGCAATCGGAAAAACTCTCTCACCACCCGCTTCCATCGGTTTCGGACGACCGCGCCGCCGGTCTTTCGAGTAACCACAATTCCCAAGCGCGCTCCAGGTCGTTCCGACCCGCGATACAGCAACACAAACCGGCGGCCGTGATACCGCCGTCCCTCTTTTTGACAACTCTCAAATTCCGAACGTTTTCGAAGCCGATCGGCGGGGCGGTGGCGTAGACTCACTTTTTCGAGATATCCACCGCCAGCTGCTTGCGGCCCTTACGGCGACGTCGACTCAGCACGGTTCGTCCGCCTTTGGTCTTCATTCGTTTGCGAAAGCCGTGCGTCCTCTTGCGACTGACCCGACTTGGTTGATACGTTCGTTTCACGCTGCACCCTTACTTGAAAAAATACCGATCCGCCCGAAAAAAGAGCGATTTTCAATCATGCCTCACCCGTGCTGTCAAGGCGCGAAGGACGGGCGTTCGTCGTTTCGTCGTCCCATGGGGTTCGTTCGTCTCTCTCTCTCTTCGAGAGGCGTCGGGTGACGCTTTCAACGGCACGGCGAAGCCGCACCTTTTACTTTGGGTGTCTACCGTTTGCCACGCCGCGACCTCCTGAATCCAGAAAACTTACGAGCGACCCGCGTGAAAGTGCCGACGGCTTCGCACTTCTTTTTCCGCCGCCAAGCCGACGCAAAAAAATCCCCTGAATTTTCCTGCGGGAAGTTCGGAGAGGCTTGACCTCGCTCGTGCACAAACTACAACCCAACTCCTCGACATGGAAAACGGAGCGCAGTCGCAGCCCTTGAAAACGATCTGGGATCAGGCGTTGTCCCAGCTCCAGAGCGAACTTCCGCCGCACGCATTCAATACGTGGCTTCGGCCTCTCCGTTTGCGCGACAGTGAGGCTGCGCACATCGTCGTAGAAGTTCCCAATGCATTTTACCGCGACCGTCTTCGATTCGATTACGGGCCGATCCTGCGAAACAAGTTACGTGAATTTTCCCAGCTTGAATCGCTGGATGTCGAGTTCGTGGTGGTTCCGGGAACTCAAGAAACATCTCTGATCCAAGATCTCGGCCGAACGCAAGAGGCGATCCGCAAACGCCCGAAAGAAAACGGCGAGGGGGACAGGCCCAACGCGCGTTACACCTTCGGATCGTTCGTCGTCGGCAATAGCAACCAATTCGCCCACGCAGCCGCTCAAGCGGTGGCCGGTGCCCCCGGCGAAACGTACAACCCTCTCTTTATATACGGCGGTGTAGGCCTGGGGAAGACCCACCTTCTCTGCGCCGTCGGCAACGAAATTTTGTCTTCCCGCCCGCGCGCTCGGGTTCTCTATCGCACGGCCGAGCGTTTCATGAACGAGCTGATCAACGCCATCCGCTACGAAAAAACGCCTGAATTCCGTTCTCGGTACCGCGAATCGTGCGACGTCCTGTTGATCGACGACACGCAGTTTTTCGCCGGCAAGGAACGCACGCAGGAAGAATTTTTTCACACGTTCAACGCCCTCCATGAGGCGAACAAACAAATCGTCCTTACGTCGGACAAGTACCCGAAAGAGATCCCCGATCTCGACGAGCGGCTTCGTTCGCGATTTGAATGGGGCCTCTTCGCCGATATACAACCGCCTGATGTCGAAACCCGCGTCGCGATTCTGAAAAAGAAGGCTGAAGCCGAGAAACTCGATCTCCCCGATGACGCGGCTCTTTATCTCGCCACACAGATTAAATCGAACGTGCGCGTCCTGGAAGGTGCCCTCATTCGCCTGGCCGCATTCTCCTCGATCTCCGGCCGACCGATCACAATGGAGCTGACACAGGAGGTTTTTTCCACGCTGGCACCCGAGAACGCAGCGATTACGGTGGACGCCATTCAAAAACGTGTGGCCGATTTTTTTAATCTCAACATCTCCGACCTCCGATCGAGCCGACGCCATAAAGTCGTCGCCTTTCCCCGGCAGGTCGCCATGTACCTGGGACGAAAATTGACCTCCTCCTCCTATCCCGAACTCGGAACGAAGTTCGGCGGAAAAGACCACACGACCGTCATGCACGCTGTTTCCAAAATCGAGCGCCTGTTGGGAGAAGATTCACCGCTCCGCACGACAATTGCCTCCATTGAAAAATCTCTTCAGACGTAAGAATCCCCAGCTTCCCGGGTTCCCCATTTTCGTTCCACAGGATCGATCTCCCCGGACCCCCGCTCAGAGCCTGATCCCACGCATTGATTTTCCGTTATCCCCACTCTTTACTACTACTACTTACTTCAATATATGGAACACAAGAAACATCGTAGGAGAGGTTGTGTATGAAAATTGAATTCCAGCGTGATTCCTTCGGCAAAGCCCTTCAATCCGTGGGCACGGTCGTGGAGAAAAAAACCACCATGCCGATTCTGGGAAACATTCTCCTGGAGGCAAAAGGAGATCGCCTTCAAATCTCGGCCACTGATTTGGAGATCGGCATCCAGGCCACCTGTCCGGTTCGAGTCTTGACCGAAGGACGCGTCTGCGTGCCGGCTCGGAGCCTGATCGACATCGTGCGGGAGTTGCCTGACGAGAAAGGGACGCTCCGAAAGGGGGATAACGAGTGGCTCGTGGTGGAAAGCGGAAAGGCGCAATTCCGCGTTGTGGGGATGGTGGCTGACGAATTTCCGAAAATGCAGCCGAAGGACAAATTCAAGTTCTCCAAGCTCCGAGTGGAAACGCTTAAGCACGGGATCGAAAAAACGGGCTTTGCGATCTGCACGGATGAGATGCGTTACAACCTAAATGGAGCGTTCATCGAAACCCGAAAGGGAGATAAGGGAGGGACTCAGTTTCGGATGGTGACGACCGATGGCCACCGGCTGGCGCTGGTCGACACGACTCTCAGCGACGACGAAACCTTTTCCCTTGCAAAAGGAGTGATCCTGCCGCGAAAAGGGGTGGCGGAGCTGCGGAGATTGCTCGGTGAATCCACGTCGAAGTTGATCGGAGCTGCGGTTGCGGACGGAAACGCCGCCTTTCAGATCGAAGATGTGGTCATCGCGATGCGTTTGGTGGTGGGTGAATTCCCGGACTACACGGCGGTCATTCCCAAAGGGAACAAAAAGAAACTGATGTTGGATCGGAACCTCTTCTCACAGTCGCTTCACCGCGTGTCGCTTCTCTCCGAGGGGAAGTCAAAATGCATACGCCTGGGGATCAAGAAAGACGGCGTCCACCTTTCGGCCAACAGCCCGGAACTGGGTGAAGCGGAGGAGGAGGTGCAGGGCGAATTCATGGGAGACGATATGGAGATCGGGTTTAACGCCCGGTATATCCTGGACGCGCTCTCGGTTGTGGATGGCAACAAAGTGATGATCGAATTGGACCATGCGCAGAGCCCAGGCGTGATCCGAATTCCGAATGACGCGAACTTTTTATCGGTCATCATGCCGATGAGAATTTGATCCGCCGCCTCACGCTGCGCTCGATTCGCGCTTATCCAACGCTGCAGGTTGAACTCTTGGGCGAACGTACCGCTTTCGTCGGGAGCAACGGTTCGGGAAAAACCACGCTTCTTGAAGCCATCCATCTGTTGGCGACGCTTCAATCGTTCCGAACGGCGCGCATGTCCAATCTCATAGCGACTGGAAGCGACGAGGCCATGATCAGCGGCGCGTGGGAAGATCCGACATCCACCCGGGCCATGCGGATCATAGGAGGCCGGCGCAAACTCGACCGCGATGGAAAGGCGTCCACAGTCGAGCATTTTTGCGAAGGGCTGGCCGTGGTGGCGCTGGCTCCCGAACACAGTCGCCTCTTGTCCGACGGCCCGGAGGAGCGGCGCAGATTCCTCGACCGCCTTCTCTTGGTGTTGCAACCGACGTATTTCGAAACCGCTCGGCGTTACCGGAAGGCATTGGCGCATAAACAGGCGCTTCTTCGGGAAGAACTCCCCTATTCGGTCTATGCCGACCGAGTCGCCCCCTGGAATCAGGAACTGGACCAATATGGAGCGGAAATCCGACGCTCTCGCTCGGAGTTGATTGCCAAAATCGCTCCTTCCCTCCAACGGCATTACGTCGACCTAATCGGCCGGAACGAAAGCGTGGGTTTGCGGCATCGCTGTTCGGAAGAATCGATGGCCGAAGAGCTCGAAAGACTCGGCCGAGCGGAGCATGCGGCCGGCCGTGCCTTAGTGGGACCGCACCGGGACGATCTCGAGCTCCTCTTGCGGGAGCGGAAGGCGGAAGAGGTCTGCAGCCAAGGCGAGCGTTTTTCGATTCTGCTGGCGTTGAAGCTCGCGGAACGGGACGAGATCCGCGCTCAATCAGGGCGCGAGCCGACACTTCTCTTCGACGATTTGGGTGCGACGCTGGATGCCGAACGGCGGGAACGGCTTCTTCATGAAGTCCTGACGGGACGCCAGCAACTGTTGGTAACGACTTCGGACGAAGGGGTGGCGGCCGCTCTGGAGGCGGCCGGGACGACGATCGTGCGCAAGAAAGTCGAGTCCAAAGCCGACGGTTTTTCCGTTGCTTGCTGGCTTCCCCGATGATACTTTTCGCCGTCCTGCGCCGGGACGTATGGATAATGTCGTGAGTAAGAA from Bdellovibrionota bacterium includes these protein-coding regions:
- the jag gene encoding RNA-binding cell elongation regulator Jag/EloR, with amino-acid sequence MEEWIEIEGESKEDAVERACAALNTTRSHLKYEVVEDGNALKIRARRVEEPIEGADPTEIGKKAREFLSKLLEFFDPEVKVEMEDLEDEIRLDIQGNGTGLLIGKHGSTLEALQHLVHKAVRLDQREGKRLVVDSERYRERRREALEGLARKLAGRARREGRPVSVEPMNAMDRRILHMALADHPDVTTKSVGEGRNRKVIVIPRGGTRLDSRRGGRSGPMRGRGGRQGP
- the yidC gene encoding membrane protein insertase YidC, with amino-acid sequence MDNEKRTLLALGLMMAFLYVWFEYFIPKPVRTPTPAATPAPGATIAGTPSAKEAAEAPKRRDGPASSVIPLKEWSAETPLMHLRWTNRPGTPAEILLKKYRTTAAKDAAPVAVVPFRGEAPPPLRWELEIEGQRWSDENASYTEVSRGDAEVTYETSVGPDLFLRKKFSWNPKNYSIEASVEILNRRSQAVKAKAITRLSSRAEEAKGSMLSQPPDNVRVAAFINETSVRVEKKAIPSQPSADLSAWKPLPEGNIDWAGFDSRYFLMALIPVEGRWSEVRLNSDADALRIDMALIYPPREIAPSGSASYRVQFFTGPKDIGVLEASSAASLDRAIDLGDWLGPIARPILFFLRWLHSLLPNYGVAIILLTIVVRLLMFPLAHMQAKSMKKMQQHKPELDAIREKYKDNKEAQARETMNYMRKYKVNPMGGCLLLLPQMPIFFALYRVLYNSIELRHAPFFLWIHDLSAHDPYYVTPVILGVLMVMQQRLTPTPGVDPAQQTMMKIMPVIFSALMLFLPAGLTLYILVSTLWGVAQQYWVQGGWTVAPAPAKT
- the yidD gene encoding membrane protein insertion efficiency factor YidD; the protein is MKLFFKGYRIFLSPILGPRCRFHPSCSRYAEEAIRQHGFLRGLILSLGRLVRCHPWNDGGFDPVPRS
- the rnpA gene encoding ribonuclease P protein component encodes the protein MSLRHRPADRLRKRSEFESCQKEGRRYHGRRFVLLYRGSERPGARLGIVVTRKTGGAVVRNRWKRVVREFFRLQRERMAEGGDYVVIVRSTIQGPPGRDIGIELRTLFSKVKVS
- the rpmH gene encoding 50S ribosomal protein L34, which encodes MKRTYQPSRVSRKRTHGFRKRMKTKGGRTVLSRRRRKGRKQLAVDISKK
- the dnaA gene encoding chromosomal replication initiator protein DnaA, which translates into the protein MKTIWDQALSQLQSELPPHAFNTWLRPLRLRDSEAAHIVVEVPNAFYRDRLRFDYGPILRNKLREFSQLESLDVEFVVVPGTQETSLIQDLGRTQEAIRKRPKENGEGDRPNARYTFGSFVVGNSNQFAHAAAQAVAGAPGETYNPLFIYGGVGLGKTHLLCAVGNEILSSRPRARVLYRTAERFMNELINAIRYEKTPEFRSRYRESCDVLLIDDTQFFAGKERTQEEFFHTFNALHEANKQIVLTSDKYPKEIPDLDERLRSRFEWGLFADIQPPDVETRVAILKKKAEAEKLDLPDDAALYLATQIKSNVRVLEGALIRLAAFSSISGRPITMELTQEVFSTLAPENAAITVDAIQKRVADFFNLNISDLRSSRRHKVVAFPRQVAMYLGRKLTSSSYPELGTKFGGKDHTTVMHAVSKIERLLGEDSPLRTTIASIEKSLQT
- the dnaN gene encoding DNA polymerase III subunit beta encodes the protein MKIEFQRDSFGKALQSVGTVVEKKTTMPILGNILLEAKGDRLQISATDLEIGIQATCPVRVLTEGRVCVPARSLIDIVRELPDEKGTLRKGDNEWLVVESGKAQFRVVGMVADEFPKMQPKDKFKFSKLRVETLKHGIEKTGFAICTDEMRYNLNGAFIETRKGDKGGTQFRMVTTDGHRLALVDTTLSDDETFSLAKGVILPRKGVAELRRLLGESTSKLIGAAVADGNAAFQIEDVVIAMRLVVGEFPDYTAVIPKGNKKKLMLDRNLFSQSLHRVSLLSEGKSKCIRLGIKKDGVHLSANSPELGEAEEEVQGEFMGDDMEIGFNARYILDALSVVDGNKVMIELDHAQSPGVIRIPNDANFLSVIMPMRI
- the recF gene encoding DNA replication and repair protein RecF (All proteins in this family for which functions are known are DNA-binding proteins that assist the filamentation of RecA onto DNA for the initiation of recombination or recombinational repair.); translated protein: MIRRLTLRSIRAYPTLQVELLGERTAFVGSNGSGKTTLLEAIHLLATLQSFRTARMSNLIATGSDEAMISGAWEDPTSTRAMRIIGGRRKLDRDGKASTVEHFCEGLAVVALAPEHSRLLSDGPEERRRFLDRLLLVLQPTYFETARRYRKALAHKQALLREELPYSVYADRVAPWNQELDQYGAEIRRSRSELIAKIAPSLQRHYVDLIGRNESVGLRHRCSEESMAEELERLGRAEHAAGRALVGPHRDDLELLLRERKAEEVCSQGERFSILLALKLAERDEIRAQSGREPTLLFDDLGATLDAERRERLLHEVLTGRQQLLVTTSDEGVAAALEAAGTTIVRKKVESKADGFSVACWLPR